A region from the Aegilops tauschii subsp. strangulata cultivar AL8/78 chromosome 5, Aet v6.0, whole genome shotgun sequence genome encodes:
- the LOC109772032 gene encoding heavy metal-associated isoprenylated plant protein 25 isoform X1 yields the protein MDYRQFYCMTLRMSIDCNGCYQKIRRALLQMQELESHLIDRKHGRVSVWGAFSPQDVAIKIRKRTNRRVEILELREAAGPGGGDEQGAGGGQMPPN from the exons ATGGACTACAGG CAGTTCTACTGCATGACCCTGAGGATGAGCATAGACTGCAACGGGTGCTACCAGAAGATCAGGAGGGCGCTGCTCCAGATGCAAG AGCTGGAGAGCCACCTGATCGACCGGAAGCACGGCCGGGTGAGCGTCTGGGGCGCCTTCAGCCCGCAGGACGTGGCCATCAAGATCAGGAAGCGGACCAACCGGCGCGTCGAGATACTGGAGCTCAGGGAGGCCGCAGGGCCAGGGGGCGGCGACGAGCAGGGCGCCGGCGGTGGGCAGATGCCCCCAAACTGA
- the LOC109772032 gene encoding heavy metal-associated isoprenylated plant protein 9 isoform X2 has protein sequence MDYRFYCMTLRMSIDCNGCYQKIRRALLQMQELESHLIDRKHGRVSVWGAFSPQDVAIKIRKRTNRRVEILELREAAGPGGGDEQGAGGGQMPPN, from the exons ATGGACTACAGG TTCTACTGCATGACCCTGAGGATGAGCATAGACTGCAACGGGTGCTACCAGAAGATCAGGAGGGCGCTGCTCCAGATGCAAG AGCTGGAGAGCCACCTGATCGACCGGAAGCACGGCCGGGTGAGCGTCTGGGGCGCCTTCAGCCCGCAGGACGTGGCCATCAAGATCAGGAAGCGGACCAACCGGCGCGTCGAGATACTGGAGCTCAGGGAGGCCGCAGGGCCAGGGGGCGGCGACGAGCAGGGCGCCGGCGGTGGGCAGATGCCCCCAAACTGA